Part of the Streptomyces sp. WMMC500 genome is shown below.
CGCCGGCGGAGGTGGAGCCGACGATGATGGTGAACACGGGCCACAGCGCGTACGCGGCGGCGCCCAGCACCCGCGTCCCGGAGGTGCCGAAGCCCAGCCGGTCGGCCAGCTTCAGCGCGCCCCAGAAGGCCGCGGTGACCACGAGCGACAGCCACAGCCGCTCGGCCAGCCACGTCGGCATCTGCAGCAGATCGGTGAGCAGGTAGTACGGCAGCATCGGGAAGGCGTAGCCGAAGTACTGGTCGTGGATGCCGCCGAAGCCGTTCTGGTCGTGCCACAGCTCGCCGAGGTCGCCGGCGAACTTCCACGGGTCGACCGCCACGCCGAGCTTCGTCTCGAACGTCGTCTTCCCCGCGGAGGGGATGAGCCAGGCGACGAACGCGAGGGCCCAGAAGCCGAGCGGCCAGCGCCAACTGCGCCGGCTCTCGGGCGGCCGCGCCCCTTCCGGCCCCGCCGGGGGCGGTGGTGAGTAGGGCCTGCCGGGCGTGGCCGGCTGGGCGGGGAGCGTGGAGGTCATGGGCACCGCCGGAGTATGAGAAGAAGGTTCCAGGTGGCGAACTCGCGCACGCCGGGGACACGGACGACGGCCTCGGCGAGGAAGGGCCAGTAGCGGGAGCGGGCCGCGACGACCTCGACGTCGTCCCGGGCCCGTACCGCCTTGAGCGTGGGGCCTATGTGGATGGGGAAGAGGTTCTCGCCCAGGGTGTGCTTGGGGTCGCGTCCGCTGCGCCGCCGGTAGCGGCGGCGCGCGCGGTCCGCGCCCAGGTAATGCCAGGGCGCCTGCTCGTGGCCGCCCCAGGGGGAGAGCCAGTTCGTGAACGCCACGTACAGCAGGCCGCCGGGCTTGGTGACCCGGATCAGCTCGCTGAGGAAGGTCTCGGGATCGGCCACGTGCTCCAGCACGTTGGAGGAGAAGGCGACGTCGGCGACGCCGTCGGCGAGCGGCAGCAGATAGCCGTCGGCGACCACGGCACCGGTCGTGACGTCCGGGCCGGCCGCTGCGCCGGACATCTCACCGGCGTCGCAGTCGAAGAGGTACGCCTCGGCCCCGCGGCTGCGGAACTCCTCCGTGAACCAGCCCCCGCCGCCGCCGACGTCGACGACCAACCGGCCCTTGAGCGGCGTGATCCGCTCGACCTGGTCCGCCGCGTCCCGCGCCAGCAGGCTGTAGGCGTGCGCGGGGTCGTCCTGTTCCTTCATGAAGGCGCGGAAGAGGGCGACCGACCGCCGGATGGAGGGGTCCCGCACTGCTGTCATCCCTCCCGCTTCTCGGGCCGGCCGGCGCGGGCGAGCGCCTCGTCGGCGACGGTACGGAAGTCGCGTACCGTCGCCTCCCAGCTCAGCCGGGTGGCGCGGCGCCGGGCCGCGGCGCCGAGGGCGGCCCGCCGCTCCTCGCTGAGCGCGAGGGCGCACCAGTGGGCGGCGAAAGCGCTCTCGCCGCGCGCCAGCATGCCGGTGTCGCCGTCGCGGATGGAGTCGCGCAGGCCCGGTATGTCGAAGCCGATCGCGGGGGTGCCGCGCACCGCGGCCTCGGTCACCACCAGGCCCCAGCCCTCGACGAGGGAGGGGTGCAGCAGCAGCCAGGAGGAGGCGAGGAGGCGGTGCTTCTCGCCCTCGGAGACGTGGCCGGTGAACGTCACGCCGGGGCCCGCCATCGCTTCGAGCCGGCCGCGCTCGGGGCCGGTGCCGACGATGACGAGACGGCCGCCGGTGACCGGGCGCACCCGCTCCCACAGCCGCAGCAGCAGGTCGATGCGCTTGTACTCCACCAGCCGCCCCATCGCCAGGAACAGCGGCTCGGGCGACTTCGGCGGCAGCGGGCCCGGGTCCTCGACGCCGTTGTGGACGACCCGTATCCGCTTGGGGTCGACGCCGATGTTGCGCAGGGCGGCGGCGGTGGAGGAGGAGACGGCGACCAGGAGGTTGCCGCGGTGCGCGCCGGCGAGCGCCCAGTGCTCCAGGCGGCGGCCGAGCCTGGCCAGGGGCCCGGGGTAGCGCATCGCCCACAGCTCGGTGTGCACGTGGTTGACCAGGCAGAGGGAGGGGCCGCGGTGCCACAGCGGCGCCAGGTAGGGCATGCCGTTGCAGACCTCGACCAGCAGGTCGGTGCCGCCGACGTGGCGGGAGAGCGCGCGGCGCGCGCGCAGGAAGTGCCCGGCGTCCCCGCCCGCGGACACGACGCGGTAGTCGCGGTACGCGGCCGGGCCCCCGCAGACCAGGGTCACCTGGTGGCCGTGGTCGGTCAGGCCGCCGGCGAGCCGGTCCACGAGCAGTTCGGAGCCGCCCGCGGCGGGGTTGCCGAGGTCGCGGCGGGCCAGGAAGGTGATCCGCCGGGCGGCGTGGCCGTTGCTCGTCCCTTCGGCGGCACGGCCTTCGGCGGCACGGCCTTCCGCGGTCCGGCTCGCGGGCACGCCGGCGCCGCCGGCCGGGTGCGGGTGCGTACGCCGGAGCGCGTCCGCGTCCAGGGACGGGGGTACGTGCTGGGGCATCGGCGCTCCAACTCGTCTCAGGGTGCGGGCGGGATTATCGGGGCCGTTCGTGGGGTGCGGCATGGCGGTCGGGGAGGGGTGTCGGGGAGGAGTGCGGACGGAAGGGGGCGACGGGGACGCCGGCCGGGGGAAACCGGCGTCCCCGTCGCGGGGTGGGGGGTGGGGGGCATCAGGCCGCGACCGGCTGGGGCGGCACGCCGTCCGGCTCCCGGTCGCGGTCCGGCTCGTCCGGCCGGCCGCCGCGGGCCAGCAGCACGGCGCCGGCTCCCGCGAGTACGAAACCGGCCACGAGGGCGACGACCGGCAGGGTCTCACCGACCAGCTTCAGCCTGCTGCTGTCCTCGTCGGCGAGGTCGACCTGCTCCTTCTGCGTCTCCTCGGTGAACTCGATGCCGTCGCTCTGCAGCAGCGTGACCTCGTCGGTCCCGCCGCCGGGCTGGCGCAGCGTCTTCTTCGGCGCGATGGAGGCGTAGATGATGCGGCCGGTGCGCTCGTCGGCGACGAGCTCGATCTTCTCGTTGGCGTACCACTCGTCGGCGAACACCTGGTCCTTGTCGGGCAGCCCGACCATCACCCCCGGCACCTGCCGGGTGCCGGTCTTGACGGGCTCGATCTCGCCGGTGAAGGCGAGGCCGGTGTAGCCCTGGATCTTCCGCTCGCCGGCGTACTGCAGCGCCACGGTGTCCTGGGCGGTGCTGTCCCACCAGCGGTAGGTGTCCTTCTCGACGTCGAAGGGGAACTTCAGGTACGCGTCGCCGGCGAACTGCTTGCCCTTGACCCCGGTGTTCTCGTCGCAGCAGTGCTCCGGCGCGTTGGTCTCGCGGTTCATGACCCACCGCTCGGTGGTGAACTGGAACGCGCGGCGCGGATCGTCGATCTCCCGCGTCAGCGGGGTGTCGATGGCGGTGGCGGCGTCCCAGACGGCGGTGTCGTCGTCGCTGGCGGCCACGTCGCCCAGCACCCGCCGGACGATGGTCAGCTCCTGGTTGTCGCGTTCCTTCTGCGCGTCGGTGTCGTAGAAGGTCCCGGTGCCCTCGTAGCGGGTCGTCGAGTCGATGTCGACGGGATTGAGCTTGGCCCGCGGTTCGACGTAGAACGCGAGCATGGGGGCGAGCACGAGCAGGAAGACGCCCAACCCCAGCAGGATGAGGGACAGGGGTGACGCGGTACGGCGGCTCATGCTGCACTCCCGGCAGGGGCTGGTTTACGACGCTGGTTTGTCACCGCGGTGCAAGTTCTACGGGTCGGTAACGTAAGGCTGTGCTTGACAGGGTGTCAATGCTGCTCCCACACTCAGCGTCCATGCAGAACCGACTGGTAGCCGCCGTGGTGACCAGCGTCGCCGCCGCCGCTCTCGCCGTGGGCGCAGCCCTCGGCCTGGTGGCCGCGCTGAACGTCACCCCGGATCAGCCCAACGTCCCGCTCATCAGCTTCGACGGTCGCTGACCTGGTATTCGTCCCCGCCGCGCAGGCCGCGGCGGGGGCTTTGCCACGCCCTGGCGGCCGGCGGCGAGACGGCCGGGACACGCCGAGGACACGGTGGCATACCGATGGCGAATCTTTGTCGACCAGGTGACAAGTAGTCACCGCCCGGCGGCGCGCCGCGAGCGCCGGGCGCCGGCATCCGGACTCCGCCTGCCACCCGCGCGCGCCGGCGCGCGCGGGTTTTCAGCCGAATTCCGCCCACACGCACTTGTCGTTGCCGCGCGACTCCACGCCCCACACGTCCGCCAGCATGTCCACCAGCAGCAGCCCGCGGCCCGAGACGCCCGCTTCGCCCGGTTCGCGGCGGTGGGGCAGTGCGCTGGAGCGGTCCTCGACCTCGACGCGCAGCCGGGGTTCCGGCGTGCTCAGCGGGCGGATCGTCACCACCGCCGGGCCGTCGGTGTGCAGCAGCGCGTTGGTGATCAGCTCGTCGGAGACCAGCTCGATCTCGTCCGCGCGCTCGCCGGCGCCCCAGGAGCGCACCGCGCTGCGGATCATGTGGCGGGCGGCGGAGAGCGCGTCGGGGTCGGAGGCCGGGATGTACTGGCGCAGCCGGCCGCCGGGCTGCGCGGTGTCGCCCGCGGTGCGGCGCAGTATCACCAGCGCCATGTCGTCCTGGATGTGCCGCTCGTCCACCACGTCGCAGAGCCGGTCCGACAGCTCGCCGATGTCGCGCGGCCCGGTGCGTACGAGCTCGGCGAGTTGCGCCAGGCCGTCGTCCAGGTCGGCGCCGGGGACCTCCACCAGGCCGTCGGTGCACATCAGCAGTGCGTCGCCGGGGTCGAGGGTCAGGGTCGTCACGGGGTAGTCGAGCGGGCCGAACGTCGCGGAGAGCCCGAGCGGGAGCCCGCCCGGCACGGTCAGCCAGCGGCAGCCGCCGTCGGTGTGCCGGACGAGGGGGTCGATGTGCCCGGCACGGACCAGTTGCAGCGCGCCGCTGGACAGGTCGATCTCCGCGTACGTGCAGGTGGCGAAGCGCTCGGTGTCCAGCTCGTGCAGGAACTCCGAGGCGCGGGCCATCACGGTGGCCGGCGCGTGGCCCTCGCCCGCGTACGCCCGCAGCACGATGCGCAGTTGTCCCATCACCGCGGCGGCCTTCGTGTCGTGGCCCTGGACGTCGCCGATGACGACGCCGACCCGGCCGCCGGGCAGCGCGATCACGTCGTACCAGTCGCCGCCGATGCCCTGCCCCTCGTGCGCCGGCCGGTAGCGCACGGCGACCTCCGCGCCCGGCACCTCGGGGATGCTGCGCGGCAGCATGGCCTGCTGCAACTCACCGGCGAGGTCGTGCTCGCGGTCGTGCAGCTTGGCGCGCTGGAGGCTCTGCCCGATGCCGCTGCTCAGCGCGATCAGCAGGTTGCGCTCCTCCGGCGAGAAGGCGCTCTTGCCGCGGTAGGACAGCCCGAGCGCCCCGATGACGCGCCCCTCGGCGATCAGCGGCAGGTACGCGGCGGAGTCGATGCCCAGGGACTCCGCGTGCGGGTAGAGCCGCGGGTACGCGGCGGCGAACTCCGCCCGCGAGAGCACCAGCCGCGGCCGGCCCGTACGCACCACCTCGCTCATCGGCAGCCCGGGGTCGTCGACCCGGACGTACTCCGCGAGCTGCGACTCCCTGCCCTCGCCCACGGTGACGATCCGGATCCGGCCCGCCTCAGCCAGGCCGAGGATCATGTTCACCGCGCCGAGCCGGGCCAGCCCCTCCGGGCCGCCGAGCACCCCGATCACGTCCTGCACGGTGCTGGCGTTCGCCAGCGCCGCCGCGGTCTGCTGTATGACGCCGGTCTGCCGGCGCCGCTCCTGGTCCAGCGCGAACTGCTGCGCGGAGAAGTTCAGCTCCAGCGTGGCGTCGCGGACCATGCCGACGACGCGGTGCGCGCGCCCGCCGTCGTCGCGGAGGATGGTGCCCTGGGCGTGCGTCAGGCGGGTCGTGCCGTCGCGGAGCTGCACCCGCAGGTACGCGCTGTAGGCGGGGCGGCCGTGCGCGATGGCCTGGGAGATCAGCGCTTCGAGCCGCGCGCGCTCCTCCTTGGTGAGGCGCGAGCCGAGCGTCCCGGGGGCGCCGTCGAACTCCTCCGGCCGCAGGTCCATGACCCGCAGCGCCCCCTCGTCCAGGTGCATCTGCCCGCGGGCGAGATCCCAGTCGAAGCTGCCCATGTGGTTCAGCTCCATGCTGAGAGCCGCGGGCGCGGGCCAGTCGCCGGCCTCCCGGGCCGGTGCCGCCGGGCCTCCCCGGTCGCTCATGCTGTTACTTTCACACTTTTTGTACGGATATTCGAGTGAGCCGCCATTCTACGCGCCGCGCGGCACAATCCGGTGGCGCCGCCCGCGCCGCCCCGGCATGCTGAGCCCATGCTGATCAGGGACGCCACCGCCGACGACTGGCCCGCCATCTGGCCTTTCTTCCACCGGATCGTCGCCGCCGGCGAGACCTATCCCTACCCCCTGGACATGAGCGCCGAGCAGGGCCGCGAGGTGTGGCTGCCGCCGCCCCCGGACCGTACGACCGTCGCCGTCGACGACGAGGGCCTGATCGTGGGCTCGGCGAAGATGAACGCCAACCGGCAGGGCAACGGCGACCACGTCGCCAGCGCGAGCTACATGGTCGACCCGGACCGGCACGCGCGCGGCACCGGCCGCGCGCTGTGCGAGGACTCCCTGCGCTGGGCGCGCGCCCGCGGCTTCCTGTCCATGGAGTTCAACGCGGTGGTCGAGACCAACATCTACGCCGTGAAGCTCTACGAGTCCCTCGGCTTCCGCATCACCGGCACCCAGCCCCGGGCCTTCCGCCATCCCACCGAGGGCCTGGTCGGCCTGCACTGCATGCACGTCGACCTCTGACCTCGGTGACCTCGGCCCCCATTGCCCGCGGTGGGGGCGGGCGTTACGCTGCGTCCGTCATTTCGATAACTGATCGAGATTTCGGACTATTCGAGGGGTGGGTGAGCGCGCATGGGGCGACTCGTTCCGGCCGTGACGCGGGCACTCGACATCCTAGAGCTCTTCCTGGACCGGGACGCGACGCTCTCCGCCCCCGAGATCACCCGCAAGCTGGGCCTGCCCAGGACCACCGTGCACGAGCTGGTCACCACGCTGGCCGCCCGCTCCTACCTCGCCGCCGTCCCCGGCCAGCCGGGGCGCTACCGCCTGGGGGTGCGCACGTACCAGCTCGGCAGCACCTTCGGGGAGCAGCTCGACCTCGCCGCCGAGGGCCGGGAGGTCGCCCGCGAGGTCGCCGAGACCTGCGACGAGACCGTGCACATCGCGATCCTGGAGGACACGGACGTCATCTACATCGCGAAGGTCGACAGCACCCGCGCGGTACGGATGGTCTCCGCCACCGGCCGCCGGCTGCCCGCGCACTGCACCGCCGTCGGCAAGATGCTCCTCGCCTCGCTGCCCGAGCAGGCCCTCGACGCGCGGCTGCCCGAAGGCAGGCCGCTGGTCGCGATGACCGACCGCAGCCACACCTCCGTGCGCGAGCTGCGCCGCCACCTCGCCGGGGTGCGCGAGCGCGGCATCGCCGTCGAGGAGCGCGAGTCCAACCCGGACGTGAGCTGCGTGGCGGCGCCGGTGCACGACTCCGCGGGCCGGGTGGTCGCCGCGCTGAGCATCTCGGTGCCGATGATCCGGTGGAGCGCGGAGCGCAGGGACGAACTGGCGGAGCTGGCCGCGAAGGGCGCGGGCAGGCTGTCCGAGCGCCTGGGCCACCGGGGCCCGGGGAGCAGAGCCGAGTGAGCCGGGGACGTACCCGGAGACGAGAGCCGGGACGTACCCGGAGAGGAGCCAGGTGACGATGCTGGACGTGGCCGTGCGCACGCGCGCCGAGCTGGGCGAGGGACCCACGTGGGACCCCGCGGCCGGCCGGCTGATATGGGTCGACATCCTGGGCGCCCGCGTCCACGCGTACGACCCGGCCACCGGCAGGCGCACCGTGCAGACCACCGAGCAGCACGTCGGGGCCGCCAAGCCGCGCGCCGGCGGGGCCGGTTACGTGGTCAACCTGCGCGACGGCGTCGGGCTCTACGACGCGGACGGCGCGTTCCGCTGGCTCGTCCACGAGCCGGTCGCGGGCCGCCGCGGCAACGAGGCGATGGTCGCCCCCGACGGCGCCCTCTGGGCGGGCACCATGCGCTACGACGCCACCCCCGGCGGCGGCACCCTGGCCCGCGTCACCGGCGACGGCGAACGGACCGTCGTCCTGGACGACGTCACCGTCAGCAACGGCACCGGCTGGAGCCCGGACGGCCGGCTCATGTACTACGCCGACACCCCCACGGGCCGGATCGACGTCTTCGACACCGACGGCGCCCGGGTCACCGGCCGGCGGGTGTTCGCCGCCGTCGAGGACACCCCGGGCTCGCCGGACGGGCTGTGCGTGGACGCCGAGGGGTACGTGTGGGTCGCGCTGTGGGACGGCTCCGCCGTCCGCCGGTACGCCCCGGACGGCACCCTGGACCGCACGGTGGAGGTGCCCGTACGCCGCCCCACCTCCTGCGCGTTCGGCGGACCGGAGCTGGCCGACCTGTACATCACCTCCTCGTCGCTCGCGGACACCCACCCGCTGGCGGGTTCGGTGCTGGTGCTCCCGGACGCGGGCCGCGGACTGCCGCAGGCACCGTTCGCGGGGTGAGGCGCGGATGACCGCGGGCACGTTCCGCATCGGCGGGGACCTGGAGGTCGGGCGGCTCGGGTTCGGCGCGATGCAGTTGCCGACCGAGCCGGCGGACGCGCGGGCGGCGTCCGTCGCGGTGGCGCGCCGGGCGGTGGAACTCGGCGTCACGCTGATCGACACCGCGCACCTGTACGGCGGCGGCGCCAACGAGGAACTGCTCGCCGAGGCGCTGTACCCGTACCCCGAAGGGCTGTTGATCACCACGAAGGTCGGCGTCGCCCGCTCCGCCGAGACCGGCGAGTGGGGTCTCGACGGGCGGCCGGAGGTGTTGCGGCAGCAGGTGGACCACGCGCTGCGGCGGCTGCGGGTGGAACGGATCGAGCTGCTGCAACTGCACCGCATCGACCCGGAGGTGGACCTCGCCGAGCAACTGGGGGCGCTGCGGGAGCTGCGGGAGGCGGGCAAGGTCGGCCGGCTCGGGCTTTCGGAGGTCACGGCCGGCGAGCTGACGCGGGCGCGGCAGTCGGTGGACGTCGCGAGTGTGCAGAACCGGTACAGCGTCGGCGACCGGGAGCACGAGGCGGTGCTGGAGGCGTGTGCGGCGGCGGGGATCGCGTTCCTGCCGTGGCGGCCGGTGCTCGGCGCGGTGCCGCCCGCGGACGGTTCGGACGCCCGGAGCCCCGAGGCCCCGTACCACGTGATCGGCTCGGTGGCCCGCGAACTCGGCGCGACGCCCGTACAGGTCGCGTTGGCCTGGCTGCTGGCGCGCTCGCCGGTGGTGCTGCCGATCCCGGGTACCGCGAAGCTCGCGCACCTGGAGGAGAACGTCGCCGCCGCGGACGTACGGCTGGAGCCCGCCCATCTGGACCGGCTCGACGGGCTGTCCGGGAACGGCTGAGGCCGGGCGCCCGTCCCGGGGGCGGGCTGCCCGGACGGTGAAATCGATTGCTCGCCCGGGGACTTGACACCCGCGCCCCGTCACTCCTGTTGCGTACAGACCTCTTGACCCGCCCCGTGTCCGCCCCTAGCTTCTCGTGAAATCGATTTCGCGAATCGCGGGAGGCACCGTGAACAGACATGGCCGGGTACGCGGCGGCGTCGCCGCACTCCTCGCCCTGGTGACGGCGCTGGCGACCGGGGGCCTGGCGACGGCCTCCCCCGAGGCGCCCGAGCCGCGCGGCGGGCCGGACCGCGCGGCGGGCAAGGGGCCCGTCGGGTGGGACACGTACCGGCAGCTCGACCGGCTCTCCGACCTGCCGGCGGGAGTGCACACCAAGCAGTTCTCCAGCTTCGACCGGACCGGCGGCAACGCGCACGACGGGTTCGACGGCAAGTTCTCCTGCCTGCGCACGACCGCCGCCGGCTGCGTCATCGCCGAGCAGTCCGGGGCCGGCGAGATCGGCGCCATCTGGTTCACCCGCGACGAGGGCGACGTCAGCAAGACGGGCCGGATCACCATCGAACTCGACGGCGAGAAGGTCGTCGACGCGCCGCTGCAGGACCTCGTCGACGGCAAGCTCGGCGCGCCCTTCGTCAGCCCGCTCGTCGCCAACGCCGACCAGACCTCCGGCGGCGTCGTGATCGAGGTGCCGATGCCGTACCGGGAGTCGATGCGCATCACCACCGAGCACAACCCGCTCTTCCACCACGTCTCGTACCGGACCTTCGCCGACGCCGAAGGCGTCGCCACCTTCGACCCGGGCGACCCCGCCCGCGACGTCGTCGACATGCTGCGCGCCGCCGGCACCGCCGACCCGAAGCCGGCCCTGCCCGGCGCCCGCACGCAGCGCACCGCACTCGCCCTCGCGCCCGGTGCGTCCCAGACCCTCGCCCGCGCCACCCGGCCCGGGCTCCTCTCCGAGCTGCGCCTCACGCTTCCGCAGGCCCCGTACGTCGAGCCGCGCAGCGAGACCGACGAGGGCCGGGCCTACGGCGCCGGCGGCGGCAGCGAGTTCACCGTCGCCGTCGACCCCGCGAACGAGGGCGTGCGGCTGACCCGCCGCTACGACCCGATCATCGCGAACCAGGTCGCCACGGTGTACGTGGACGGCCGCGAGGCCGCCACCTGGGGCCCGACGCCGCAGGCCGGCGGCGGGCTGTGGGGGGAGGACAGCGTGGAGCTGCCCGCGGAACTGACCGCCGGGAAGTCGGAGATCACCGTACGCAACGCCTTCGTCTCCTCCGACCTCGACGTCAACGAGTTCACGTACTGGGCCGACAGCCGCGTCGGCGGCGAGACGCGCCGCACCGACACGATGGACGTCGGCGACGCCGCGAGCGAGACCGCCCACGGCTACACCGTCACCGCGCCGAACTGGGAGGGCGTGCGCACCTACGACTACCCCCTCGGCGACGACGAGCGCGCCCGGCTGGCCGCGGCCCAGGACGTGCTGCGGGGCCTGCGGCTGCGCGCCACCTTCGACGGCGAGCGCACGGTGGACGCCCCGCTCGGCGAGTTCTTCGGCTCCGGCCACGCGACCGCGCCCGTACGGGCCCTGATGTACGGCATCGACGCCGAGGCCGCGGGCGGGCCCGTGTTCACGTCCTGGTGGCCCATGCCGTTCGCGAAGAACGCGAAGGTCGAGCTGTACAACGGCTCCGGCACGGCGATCACGGCGGGCACCGCCGAGGTCACCGCCGCCGCGTCCCGCACCCACGCCCGGGCCGTCGCCGCCGGCGACGCCGGCCGCTTCCGCGCCACGTCCCACGCCGGGCCGACCGTGCCGGGGGAGAGCTGGGACTTCCTCGCCACCGCGGGGACCGGCAAGTTCACCGGGGTCACCCACACCATGACCGGCGAGCTGAACCGCAACTACCTGGAGGGCGACGAGCGCGTGTACGTGGACGGCGCCCGCACCGCGCAGCTCCACGGCACCGGCACCGAGGACTTCTACCAGAGCGGCTGGTACTTCAACCGCGGCACCTACACCCAGCCGTTCAACGGCAACCCCGCCCACCTGGGCCCGCCGACCGGCTGCGCGGCGGAGCGGGACTGCACGGGCACGTACCGGCTGATGATCCACGACGCGGTGCCGTTCTCGCAGGCGATCGACTTCGACGTCGAGCACGGCTTCGTCAACGACAAGCAGGCGGACTACTCCACGACCGCGTACTGGTACGGGGAGAAGAAGGCGACCGGCGCGAGGACCGACACTCTGGACGTCGGCGACCCGCGGAGCGAGAAGGCCCACGACTACGCCTCCGACGCCCCCGGCGAGGTCACCGAGCTGGACTCCGTCTTCGAAGGCGACGCGCAGCACCCGCGGCGCCTCACCGCCGACACCCGCGCCACGACGGCGCCCGTCAGCTTCACCCTGCGCGTCGACCGCCGCAACGCGGGCGTCGAACTGCGCCGCACCAGCGACCAGGCGGCGGCGTACCAGCGCGCGGCGGTCGAGGTCG
Proteins encoded:
- a CDS encoding class I SAM-dependent methyltransferase — encoded protein: MRDPSIRRSVALFRAFMKEQDDPAHAYSLLARDAADQVERITPLKGRLVVDVGGGGGWFTEEFRSRGAEAYLFDCDAGEMSGAAAGPDVTTGAVVADGYLLPLADGVADVAFSSNVLEHVADPETFLSELIRVTKPGGLLYVAFTNWLSPWGGHEQAPWHYLGADRARRRYRRRSGRDPKHTLGENLFPIHIGPTLKAVRARDDVEVVAARSRYWPFLAEAVVRVPGVREFATWNLLLILRRCP
- a CDS encoding glycosyltransferase family 4 protein, yielding MPQHVPPSLDADALRRTHPHPAGGAGVPASRTAEGRAAEGRAAEGTSNGHAARRITFLARRDLGNPAAGGSELLVDRLAGGLTDHGHQVTLVCGGPAAYRDYRVVSAGGDAGHFLRARRALSRHVGGTDLLVEVCNGMPYLAPLWHRGPSLCLVNHVHTELWAMRYPGPLARLGRRLEHWALAGAHRGNLLVAVSSSTAAALRNIGVDPKRIRVVHNGVEDPGPLPPKSPEPLFLAMGRLVEYKRIDLLLRLWERVRPVTGGRLVIVGTGPERGRLEAMAGPGVTFTGHVSEGEKHRLLASSWLLLHPSLVEGWGLVVTEAAVRGTPAIGFDIPGLRDSIRDGDTGMLARGESAFAAHWCALALSEERRAALGAAARRRATRLSWEATVRDFRTVADEALARAGRPEKREG
- a CDS encoding DUF3068 domain-containing protein, translated to MSRRTASPLSLILLGLGVFLLVLAPMLAFYVEPRAKLNPVDIDSTTRYEGTGTFYDTDAQKERDNQELTIVRRVLGDVAASDDDTAVWDAATAIDTPLTREIDDPRRAFQFTTERWVMNRETNAPEHCCDENTGVKGKQFAGDAYLKFPFDVEKDTYRWWDSTAQDTVALQYAGERKIQGYTGLAFTGEIEPVKTGTRQVPGVMVGLPDKDQVFADEWYANEKIELVADERTGRIIYASIAPKKTLRQPGGGTDEVTLLQSDGIEFTEETQKEQVDLADEDSSRLKLVGETLPVVALVAGFVLAGAGAVLLARGGRPDEPDRDREPDGVPPQPVAA
- a CDS encoding SpoIIE family protein phosphatase — translated: MSDRGGPAAPAREAGDWPAPAALSMELNHMGSFDWDLARGQMHLDEGALRVMDLRPEEFDGAPGTLGSRLTKEERARLEALISQAIAHGRPAYSAYLRVQLRDGTTRLTHAQGTILRDDGGRAHRVVGMVRDATLELNFSAQQFALDQERRRQTGVIQQTAAALANASTVQDVIGVLGGPEGLARLGAVNMILGLAEAGRIRIVTVGEGRESQLAEYVRVDDPGLPMSEVVRTGRPRLVLSRAEFAAAYPRLYPHAESLGIDSAAYLPLIAEGRVIGALGLSYRGKSAFSPEERNLLIALSSGIGQSLQRAKLHDREHDLAGELQQAMLPRSIPEVPGAEVAVRYRPAHEGQGIGGDWYDVIALPGGRVGVVIGDVQGHDTKAAAVMGQLRIVLRAYAGEGHAPATVMARASEFLHELDTERFATCTYAEIDLSSGALQLVRAGHIDPLVRHTDGGCRWLTVPGGLPLGLSATFGPLDYPVTTLTLDPGDALLMCTDGLVEVPGADLDDGLAQLAELVRTGPRDIGELSDRLCDVVDERHIQDDMALVILRRTAGDTAQPGGRLRQYIPASDPDALSAARHMIRSAVRSWGAGERADEIELVSDELITNALLHTDGPAVVTIRPLSTPEPRLRVEVEDRSSALPHRREPGEAGVSGRGLLLVDMLADVWGVESRGNDKCVWAEFG
- a CDS encoding GNAT family N-acetyltransferase gives rise to the protein MLIRDATADDWPAIWPFFHRIVAAGETYPYPLDMSAEQGREVWLPPPPDRTTVAVDDEGLIVGSAKMNANRQGNGDHVASASYMVDPDRHARGTGRALCEDSLRWARARGFLSMEFNAVVETNIYAVKLYESLGFRITGTQPRAFRHPTEGLVGLHCMHVDL
- a CDS encoding IclR family transcriptional regulator codes for the protein MGRLVPAVTRALDILELFLDRDATLSAPEITRKLGLPRTTVHELVTTLAARSYLAAVPGQPGRYRLGVRTYQLGSTFGEQLDLAAEGREVAREVAETCDETVHIAILEDTDVIYIAKVDSTRAVRMVSATGRRLPAHCTAVGKMLLASLPEQALDARLPEGRPLVAMTDRSHTSVRELRRHLAGVRERGIAVEERESNPDVSCVAAPVHDSAGRVVAALSISVPMIRWSAERRDELAELAAKGAGRLSERLGHRGPGSRAE
- a CDS encoding SMP-30/gluconolactonase/LRE family protein, with the protein product MLDVAVRTRAELGEGPTWDPAAGRLIWVDILGARVHAYDPATGRRTVQTTEQHVGAAKPRAGGAGYVVNLRDGVGLYDADGAFRWLVHEPVAGRRGNEAMVAPDGALWAGTMRYDATPGGGTLARVTGDGERTVVLDDVTVSNGTGWSPDGRLMYYADTPTGRIDVFDTDGARVTGRRVFAAVEDTPGSPDGLCVDAEGYVWVALWDGSAVRRYAPDGTLDRTVEVPVRRPTSCAFGGPELADLYITSSSLADTHPLAGSVLVLPDAGRGLPQAPFAG
- a CDS encoding aldo/keto reductase, producing MTAGTFRIGGDLEVGRLGFGAMQLPTEPADARAASVAVARRAVELGVTLIDTAHLYGGGANEELLAEALYPYPEGLLITTKVGVARSAETGEWGLDGRPEVLRQQVDHALRRLRVERIELLQLHRIDPEVDLAEQLGALRELREAGKVGRLGLSEVTAGELTRARQSVDVASVQNRYSVGDREHEAVLEACAAAGIAFLPWRPVLGAVPPADGSDARSPEAPYHVIGSVARELGATPVQVALAWLLARSPVVLPIPGTAKLAHLEENVAAADVRLEPAHLDRLDGLSGNG
- a CDS encoding glycoside hydrolase family 172 protein, which codes for MNRHGRVRGGVAALLALVTALATGGLATASPEAPEPRGGPDRAAGKGPVGWDTYRQLDRLSDLPAGVHTKQFSSFDRTGGNAHDGFDGKFSCLRTTAAGCVIAEQSGAGEIGAIWFTRDEGDVSKTGRITIELDGEKVVDAPLQDLVDGKLGAPFVSPLVANADQTSGGVVIEVPMPYRESMRITTEHNPLFHHVSYRTFADAEGVATFDPGDPARDVVDMLRAAGTADPKPALPGARTQRTALALAPGASQTLARATRPGLLSELRLTLPQAPYVEPRSETDEGRAYGAGGGSEFTVAVDPANEGVRLTRRYDPIIANQVATVYVDGREAATWGPTPQAGGGLWGEDSVELPAELTAGKSEITVRNAFVSSDLDVNEFTYWADSRVGGETRRTDTMDVGDAASETAHGYTVTAPNWEGVRTYDYPLGDDERARLAAAQDVLRGLRLRATFDGERTVDAPLGEFFGSGHATAPVRALMYGIDAEAAGGPVFTSWWPMPFAKNAKVELYNGSGTAITAGTAEVTAAASRTHARAVAAGDAGRFRATSHAGPTVPGESWDFLATAGTGKFTGVTHTMTGELNRNYLEGDERVYVDGARTAQLHGTGTEDFYQSGWYFNRGTYTQPFNGNPAHLGPPTGCAAERDCTGTYRLMIHDAVPFSQAIDFDVEHGFVNDKQADYSTTAYWYGEKKATGARTDTLDVGDPRSEKAHDYASDAPGEVTELDSVFEGDAQHPRRLTADTRATTAPVSFTLRVDRRNAGVELRRTSDQAAAYQRAAVEVDGQRLPDWLQPLGNEERRWLDDTYQIPASATAGKREITVTLTPAADAPPWSAESYEAHSLGPAG